GGCGACGAACGGCATCAACATTGCGTCGAGGACGACGATCAGGATACCTCCGATGATGCCGCTTCCGACCGCTAGACCGGCTTCAGCACGGAGGTGTTGCCAGATGCCGTCATCGGTGCCAGATCCCTCGATGGCGTACGAGCGCAGTCGGACCCGCGGCGCTGCGAACGCACCAAGCAGACACGCGACACCGAGGAGCAACAGTGGGTTGATCGCCGAGACCACAGCGAGAAGCGGGAGTGACAGCCCGGCCGGGACCGCAGTAGCCGGCGTCATGAGGTAGATGTAGCCGACGAGGGCCAGGATTCCAGGCAAACCCAGCAGCAGGCCCAGACCGAATCGCTTCCCGAACGAAGGGACGTTTTCAGTCGGAGACATGACCCCGACGACTCCCGGTGTCGAGAAAGGAGTTATGGAACCGCTGGCTTCCCCCGTCACTGCCCCTCCGAACTGGGGCCGGCAGTCGGCACCGTCGCGGCACCCGGATCGGTCTCGTACACCTCGTTCGCGCCCTAGCAGTCGTGCTCGTTGAGCAGGGCGCGGATCTCGTCGGGGACGCTCGTCCCCTCGGCGAGGTCGAGGCGGTCCTCGTGGTGGCCGACGGCGACGATCCGGCGGGCGCCCAGCCGACGAGCGGCGAGGACGCCACAGAGGCCGAGCGCGTCGGTCGGAGCCGTCAGTTCCGGTTTCGGGACCTCCTCGACGCGGACGTCGCCGGGGCCGTGAAAGACTGCTGCGCGCATACTCCACCCAGGAGCCAGCAGAGACAAAGAAGCACGGTCTCCCGCCTGCTCCAGGCCGACTGGCGGGGCGGGCCACCGACCCACGACGCGACTCACCGATCAGGGGCTCCCGTCGGTCCCGTCCGTTCCCTCCGACTCGGAGGTCTCCCGGTCGGGCTCCGACCAGTCCTCGGTCCCGACCTCGATGTCGACCGGCACCCCATCGAGCAACTCCCGCCAGTGTGGCTTCGCCGGCGGCATCGACCCCCTGATCGACTGGTCGTCGGTCAGGACGCGGTCGAGTTCGCGTTCCACGTCGGCCAGCAACGACTCGCCGACGTCCCCGCGGATCTCCCCGCGCTGGACGACTCGCTTGATCGCCTCGTGTTCGGCCTGAAGGACGCGCCGCTCGCTCCGTCGGCGTTCGTGGGCTCTGAGCGCGGGATACGTCCGGAGCAACTGTTCGATCGCGTCGACGATCTCGGTCCGTTCGTCCCGGTAGGCCGCCGTGATATCGATGTAGACGCTCTCGGGGATCTCGTCGTCCGAGAACAGGCTGTCGGCGGTTTCGAGGGCCGCGTCGACGCCGTGGAGGCGGCCGACGAGCGCGTCGTAGAGCAGTCGCCAGGGATCGTCGCCGGAGAGGTCGAGTCGGTCGACGAGTCCAGACATCGTCGTCCCGTTGACGACGAGCGTGAACGCGGCGACGCCGAACAGCAACGCCGTGAACTCTTCGGCGAGCGCGGTCGGGAGCTGCGCCCGGGCGTCGAGTACCAGCGCGACCGAGACCGCTGCGTGGATGCCCGACCAGGCGACGACGTGCTGGGCGGCACGCGAGATCGGCGTCGCCTGCCACCAGTTGTACAGTTCGAGCAACGGGTAGACGACCAGCGCCCGGGCGAGAAACGCGAGGACGACGGTCACGGCGATGGCCGGCGCGTGGGCCACGAGGAGATCGACCGGCGTGATGAGTCCGATCGAGACGAACACGATGGTGTTGGCGAGCACAGCGACCAGGTCCCACGCGAACCCGATCGAAAAGTGAATCTCCGGGGCGATGTCGGCGGGCCCGTCCTCCGCCCCGAGGACGAACCCTGCGGCGAGGGTGCCGATGACACCGCTGGTACCGAACTGGTAGAGCAGGAGGTAGACGCCGTAGGCGGTCAGGACCGAGACGATCACGGCGGTCGGTCGGTCGTCGGCGAACGCGACGACGACCGCGGCGAGCGCGCCCGCGGCGCCCCCGACGAGGACGCCCCCGACGAACGCGACGGTGATGCCAGCCCCCACGTCGAGAGCGAGTTCGACCGGCCCGTGAAACCGGACGGGATCGACGCCGAGGGGCCCTGCCTCGAGGACGCCCAGAACCGTCGCGTAGACGACGATGGCGACCCCGTCGTTCAGGAGGCTCTCGCCCTCGACGAGGACTGCGAGCCGATCGGGGACGTCGAGTTCCTCGAAGATCGCCACGACCGAGACGGGATCGGTCGGCATGACGATCGCACCGAACAGAACCGCGACGACGAGCGAGAAGCCAAACAGGTAGCGACTCGCGACCGCGACCAGCGCGATCGAGCAACAGAAGCCGACGACGGCGAGCAACAGGATCGGCGTCAGGTTCGCACGGAGCGCCCTGGCGTCGATCGTCACGGCGTCTCTGAAGATCAGCGCCGGGAGCAAGACGAGCAGGATGAACTCGGACGTGATGGGGTCGGGGATCGGCGGCCCGAGTGCCGAGACGAGCAACCCGGTGACGACCAGACCGATCGTGTACTGGATCCGGGCGTCCCTCGCCGCGAGCACGCCGACGACCGCAGCGATCCCGAACAGCGCCAGCAGTCCCCAGAGTTGCCCCTCGATCCCCATACGCCCGGTTCCACGTTGTGCCGGAAAAACGCGGGGTGGGTCCGCCGAGACACATGTCTGACCCCTGGCTCCGTCGCTCGCCTGCCGTCGGCACGCCTACCGCGACGGCGACCGACTCAGCGCCGCTCGATCGAGCGTGCGGTCACCCCAGTCGTTCGGTCTGTCGTTCGAAGCGTCTCCAGGCGCGCATTCCGTTGGAGACGGACTTCGCGTCGAAGCCGTGTGCCCGCAGGAACTCGGCAGCGCGAGCGGACGTGACGCCGGCCTTGCAGACGACCGCGATCTCCTCGTCGTCGGGGAGGTCGTCGAGGTGCGTCTCGAGTCCCGAGAAGTCGTACTGGAGGAGGTCCTCGTAGACGGGGACGTTCGCGCTCCCGGGAATCCGATGCGACGCGTAGTCGTCCGTCTCGCGAACGTCAACGACGAAGAGGTCCGGAGCGTCTTCCGTCGCGAGACGACGCGCGACCTCGGCGACTTCGATATCGGTATTGCTCACGTTGACCAATATCGGAGAGTGTCGAAGCCATAAGTATGTCGGAAGTGAAACGGTTTCTCGCGTTCGTATAGTCCCACGAACAGGATAATTGCGTCTGTGAGGGAGGGACTGTCCGGCGAGGCGACAGGCTGGACAACCCGGACGTGTTCCGCGGAATTCAGCAGTCATTTCACGGTCCATACACAACTATCTTCGAATGGGACATCACACGTTCGACGCGGGAAAAGCGGCGAAACTCGAGGACGCCGCGGCCCGGTATCGGTCCGTCTCCCGCGAGGAACTCCTCTGGGCACTCGACCCGACAGGAACGGACGCGGTAGTCGACCTCGGGAGCGGGACGGGGTTTTACACCGACGACGTCGCTCCACACGTCGATCGCGTCTACGCCGTCGACATTCAGGAGGCGATGCACGACCACTACCGTGAAAAGGGCGTCCCCGAGAACGTGGCCCTCGTCACCTCGGGAATCGAGGATCTCCCGTTCGACGACGGCGAACTCGACGCAGCCGTCTCGACGATGACCTACCACGAGTTCGCAACGGACGGTGCGCTCGCCGAACTCGCCCGAGTCCTCGCGTCCGGCGGCCGCCTCGTCGTGGCCGACTGGTCCGCGGACGGGACCGGCGAGGACGGACCACCGCTCGACGAACGGTTCAGCGAAACCGAGGCCGCCTCGGCGCTCGACGCGGCCGGTTTCGAGATCGAGTTCCGGGCGACGCGGTCGGAAACGTTCCTGCTGGTCGCGACGAGACGATGAGCGGGATCGGGCCGGGTCGACTCGACGACCGACGTGCGGCCGACGACGTGTTCGTCCTCGACGTCAGACCGGCGGACAGCTACCGGGACGGCCACCTCGAGGGGAGCTACAACGCGCCGGTATACGACGACCTGCGGGAGGGGGCCGTGGAGGCTCTCGATCCGCACCTGGACGCGCTCCCCGAGGATACCGAGATCGTCACGGTCTGCAAGGCCGGCATCGTCGCCCGGACGGCCACCGACCACCTCGAATCGGCGGGGTACGACGCCACCACGCTCACCGGCGGCTACGCCGGGTGGCGACAGTACGAGCGGAACACGGTGCTGTACCGCCTCGCCGCGCTCGCCCGGCGCATCCTGCCCTGACGCGAGGGTAGATCGGTTCTCGTCGGTCCGGCCGAAATGTCGGCGTCGACCCGTGTCACTGCGGGGGCTAGGAAGCCGAGGGGAACGCGCGGGCGACGCCGTCACTCCACCACGTAGGACTGGTGGTCGCCGCGCGTCTGCACGTCGACGAACTGGTGGCGCGTCTCGTCGCCGACCGCGCCCGCGAAGGACGCGTCGGCCGCGCCGGTCTCGTACACCTCGTTCGCGCCGTAGCAGTCGTGCTCGTTGAGCAGGGCGCGGATCTCGTCGGGGACGCTCGTTCCCTCGGCGAGGTCGAGGACCAGCAGGCGGTCGGTGAAACTCTTGGCCAGCCACGCGTCCGCGACGGCCTCGTGCTCGCGGAGGTCGGTCGCGAGTTCGCGGAGTCGGTCCGCGCGGTCGGTCATCGACGATAGTAGGTCACGATCGGCCATAGCCGCGGTGGCGAACATGTTGTCCGGCCGGTCACGGGGTCCCATCGGTGACCGACCGAACCGGTTCGGCCGAGACGACATGCCGGTCCGACCGCTCGTGGACGATGTGACCGTTCGCTCGCGACTCGGCCGACGGCCGTCGCTGCCGCTGGGACTCCTGGGCGTGGGCGTCGGGTTCGCCGTCGGCGGGGGTACCGCGACCGTCCTCGGTGGCACCATCGGGTTCTTCTTCGGCAAATCGCTCCGGAGCGTCGTCCGCACGTTCAGGACTGGGACCGAGTGACAGGGGGAGGCGAAGATATTCGCGACAACACCCTTAGGGAACTCGCTTGAACGCGGCCGTAGAATGGCAATTCCGTCGTGGACGAGCGTCGTACTGATGGGGGTGGTGCTTGTCGGCACCGCCGCCTGGTTGCGTCGGGTCGAAGACTGGCAGTCGTACACGCCGATAGGGTCGGCCGATGGTGACGGCCTCTTCGGGGGCGCCGAACACGGACACGTCGAGAAACCGGGCGGCATCGTCCGGTGGCTGACGACCGTCGACCACAAGGACATCGGACTGATGTACGGCGCCTTCGCCGTGCTCGCGTTCGCGTGGGGCGGCGTCGCCGTCCTGCTGATGCGCGTCGAACTGCTCGGGCCGGCCGCGGACATCATGGAGACCTCGGTGTACAACGGGCTGTTGACCAGCCACGGGATCACGATGCTGTTCCTGTTCGGCACGCCCATGCTCGCGGCCTTCTCGAACTACGTGATCCCCCTGCTGATTGGCGCCGACGACATGGCCTTCCCGCGGATCAACGCCATCGCGTTCTGGCTGCTCCCGCCCGGCGCACTCCTGATCTGGGGCGGCTTCTTCCTGCCGAGCATCGACCCGGCCCAGACCGCCTGGACGATGTACACGCCGCTGTCGGTCGAGCAGACCAACGCCGGCGTCGACCTCATGCTGCTCGGCCTGCACCTCACCGGCGTCTCGGCGACGATGGGGGCGATCAACTTCATCGTGACAATCCTCACCGAGCGCAGCGAGGACGTCAACTGGGCGAAACTCGACATCTTCTCCTGGACCGTCCTCGTCCAGTCCGCCCAGATCATCTTCGCCTTCCCGCTGCTTGGCTCGGCGCTGATCATGCTGCTGATGGACCGCAACTTCGGGACGACCTTCTTCGCGGCCGACGGCGGCGGCGTGATGCTGTGGCAACACCTGTTCTGGTTCTTCGGCCACCCGGAGGTGTACGTCCTCGTCCTCCCGCCGATGGGACTGATCAGCTACATCCTCCCGAAGTTCACCGGCCGGAAGCTGTTCGGGTTCAAGTTCGTCGTCTACTCGACGCTGGCGCTGGGGGTCCTCTCCTTCGGCGTCTGGGCCCACCACATGTTCGCGACGGGGATGGACCCGCGCCTGCGCGCCTCCTTCATGGCCGTCTCCATCGCCATCGCGATACCCAGCGCGGTGAAGACGTTCAACTGGATCGCGACGATGTGGAACGGGAAGCTACGACTCACTGCTCCCTTCCTCTTCTGCGTCGGGTTCGTCTTCAACTTCATCATCGGCGGGGTCACCGGCGTCTTCGAGGCCTCGATCCCCGTCGACCTGGTGTTGCACGACACCTACCACGTCGTCGCGCACTTCCACTACGTCATCATGGGCGCCATCGCCTTCGCAGTGTTCGCGGGGATCTACTACTGGTTCCCGCTGGTGACGGGCCGGCACTACCAGCGGTCGCTGGCGAAGGGGCACTTCTGGCTGACGATGATCGGCACCAACCTCACCTTCTTCCCGATGGTGATCCTCGGCTACGCCGGCATGCCCCGGCGCTACGCCACCTACGTCCTCGAGGTGGGGCCGATCGACCTGTTCACCCTGCTCCACCAGCTGGCGACCCTCGGAGCCTTCGTGCTGGCCATCGGGCAGATCATCTTCCTCTACAACATCGTCACCTCGTGGCTCGAAGGGCCACGGGTCGCCGACGGTGACCCCTGGGATCTGGACGAGTCCGGACAGCTCGGTCGCGAGTGGGACTGGTTCGGGGACGAGCGACTGCCGGCGATGACCGACGGCGGTGAGGAAATCGAAGATTCGCGATCCTCGTCGGACCCCCGGTCCGACGGCGGAGAAGAGATCGAAGATTCGGCGCCGTCGTCGACCGACGATACCTGACCGATCTCGGACGCCGGGAGCCGGTCAAGGTGCCCCTCCTCGGTCCGCCCAGTCACAGTCGAGGCGGACCTGACCGTGGGTCGTCTCCTCGGTCGGCTGGCCACCCTCCTGGTCGTTCCGTACGGTACGTCACCCGCTTGACAGTCGTCGTGATCGATCCGTCATGGTTTTCGCAGTGGTACCGAATCCACTCCCCCGCCGAGAGACCGGGTGATCAGGACGACCTGAACAGTGGAGGGGTATTTCAGTCCAGTTCCGAATGCCTCAGGAGCGCCGTTCGCGGGCCGGATTCCCGTATGAACGGGCGGTCGATGGTTTTCGGTCGTTTATCGTGGTCGCTGCGGCGCAGATTTCTCCGAGTCGTCGCCGAATAAAATCCCCCCGAATGGTTTGGTCGCACTGTTACGGGACCCCTCCACAACGAGGTGTCCATGGTGTTACAGGGGGATTCGAACGGTCAAGCGCCGCCATTCGACGCATCGCTGTACAACGCATCGCTGACGCCGTCGACGCCGGCCAGCGAACACGAGATCGAGTACCGGGACTGCGACGCGGTGCTCGCGTTCTTCACGACCACGCCGGACGTCGAGGCGATCCTGCCGGAGGGGATCGTTCCCTACTCGAACCCGCCGACGGCGGGCGTCCTGTTGACCCACTACCCGTTCAGCACGGTCGGGGAGTACCACGAGTACCTGACGGTGATCCAGGTCGAGGACCTCGACGGGGAACTGGCGTACTACATCCCCTACATCTACGTGACCAACGACGCGGCGCTGGCGGCCGGTCGCGAGATGGCGGGCGCACCGAAGAAACTCGCCGAGATGGACCTCGATACCGAGGGGACAATCGTGAGCGGGCACCTCGACCGGGAGGGCGATCGGCTGGCCGCCATGTCCGTCAAACCCGAGAGTCGCGCCCGGGGCGGCCTCGTCGAGACGCTGCTCGACGAGCGCATGCCCCTGCTCTCGATCCGGCACCTCCCGCCCATCGAGGGTGGCGACGGTTGTACGCAACTGGTCAAGTGGTACGCCGACATGGACTTCCTGGCGGACGCGAAGGGGCGCGAAAAGCGATGGGTCGGCCCGGCCGACCTCAGCTACGAGGCCGAGTCGCCCCACGACCCCGTCCACAAGGTATCGGTCGAGCGGCTGATGACCGGCCTCTACGGCGAGTTCGACATGGCGCTCGGGACGACCGAGGTCCACAAGGAGTGGGAGCTATGAGCTACCTCGAACTCGACACGGAGTACGGCGAGGACGACAGCCTGCAGATGCTCCGCGAGGAGGTCCACGACTTCGCGAAAAACGAGGTCCGGCCGGCGGCGCTGGAGATCGACCGGCTGGGTCGTGATGAGTACCTCGACATCGGGGACGCGGGCTCGCCCTTCCGCGAGGTCATGGCCCAGATGAAGGAACTGGGCTATCACAGCGCGGTGATCCCCGAGGAGTTCGGCGGCGGCGGGCTCTCCGGTCGGGAGTTCCACGTCATGCTCGAGGAACTGGCCTGGGGGAGTTCCGGGTTCGCCATCGCGCTCGGGGTCGACTTCCTGCCGGCCACCTTCGCGTCGCTGTCGTTCGACGACGAGATCCAGGAGTCGTTCCTC
Above is a genomic segment from Halorientalis sp. LT38 containing:
- a CDS encoding cation:proton antiporter, whose amino-acid sequence is MGIEGQLWGLLALFGIAAVVGVLAARDARIQYTIGLVVTGLLVSALGPPIPDPITSEFILLVLLPALIFRDAVTIDARALRANLTPILLLAVVGFCCSIALVAVASRYLFGFSLVVAVLFGAIVMPTDPVSVVAIFEELDVPDRLAVLVEGESLLNDGVAIVVYATVLGVLEAGPLGVDPVRFHGPVELALDVGAGITVAFVGGVLVGGAAGALAAVVVAFADDRPTAVIVSVLTAYGVYLLLYQFGTSGVIGTLAAGFVLGAEDGPADIAPEIHFSIGFAWDLVAVLANTIVFVSIGLITPVDLLVAHAPAIAVTVVLAFLARALVVYPLLELYNWWQATPISRAAQHVVAWSGIHAAVSVALVLDARAQLPTALAEEFTALLFGVAAFTLVVNGTTMSGLVDRLDLSGDDPWRLLYDALVGRLHGVDAALETADSLFSDDEIPESVYIDITAAYRDERTEIVDAIEQLLRTYPALRAHERRRSERRVLQAEHEAIKRVVQRGEIRGDVGESLLADVERELDRVLTDDQSIRGSMPPAKPHWRELLDGVPVDIEVGTEDWSEPDRETSESEGTDGTDGSP
- a CDS encoding rhodanese-like domain-containing protein, with the protein product MSNTDIEVAEVARRLATEDAPDLFVVDVRETDDYASHRIPGSANVPVYEDLLQYDFSGLETHLDDLPDDEEIAVVCKAGVTSARAAEFLRAHGFDAKSVSNGMRAWRRFERQTERLG
- a CDS encoding class I SAM-dependent methyltransferase, which translates into the protein MGHHTFDAGKAAKLEDAAARYRSVSREELLWALDPTGTDAVVDLGSGTGFYTDDVAPHVDRVYAVDIQEAMHDHYREKGVPENVALVTSGIEDLPFDDGELDAAVSTMTYHEFATDGALAELARVLASGGRLVVADWSADGTGEDGPPLDERFSETEAASALDAAGFEIEFRATRSETFLLVATRR
- a CDS encoding rhodanese-like domain-containing protein, with the protein product MSGIGPGRLDDRRAADDVFVLDVRPADSYRDGHLEGSYNAPVYDDLREGAVEALDPHLDALPEDTEIVTVCKAGIVARTATDHLESAGYDATTLTGGYAGWRQYERNTVLYRLAALARRILP
- a CDS encoding cbb3-type cytochrome c oxidase subunit I, encoding MAIPSWTSVVLMGVVLVGTAAWLRRVEDWQSYTPIGSADGDGLFGGAEHGHVEKPGGIVRWLTTVDHKDIGLMYGAFAVLAFAWGGVAVLLMRVELLGPAADIMETSVYNGLLTSHGITMLFLFGTPMLAAFSNYVIPLLIGADDMAFPRINAIAFWLLPPGALLIWGGFFLPSIDPAQTAWTMYTPLSVEQTNAGVDLMLLGLHLTGVSATMGAINFIVTILTERSEDVNWAKLDIFSWTVLVQSAQIIFAFPLLGSALIMLLMDRNFGTTFFAADGGGVMLWQHLFWFFGHPEVYVLVLPPMGLISYILPKFTGRKLFGFKFVVYSTLALGVLSFGVWAHHMFATGMDPRLRASFMAVSIAIAIPSAVKTFNWIATMWNGKLRLTAPFLFCVGFVFNFIIGGVTGVFEASIPVDLVLHDTYHVVAHFHYVIMGAIAFAVFAGIYYWFPLVTGRHYQRSLAKGHFWLTMIGTNLTFFPMVILGYAGMPRRYATYVLEVGPIDLFTLLHQLATLGAFVLAIGQIIFLYNIVTSWLEGPRVADGDPWDLDESGQLGREWDWFGDERLPAMTDGGEEIEDSRSSSDPRSDGGEEIEDSAPSSTDDT
- a CDS encoding acetoacetate decarboxylase family protein is translated as MVLQGDSNGQAPPFDASLYNASLTPSTPASEHEIEYRDCDAVLAFFTTTPDVEAILPEGIVPYSNPPTAGVLLTHYPFSTVGEYHEYLTVIQVEDLDGELAYYIPYIYVTNDAALAAGREMAGAPKKLAEMDLDTEGTIVSGHLDREGDRLAAMSVKPESRARGGLVETLLDERMPLLSIRHLPPIEGGDGCTQLVKWYADMDFLADAKGREKRWVGPADLSYEAESPHDPVHKVSVERLMTGLYGEFDMALGTTEVHKEWEL